A genome region from Labrus mixtus chromosome 9, fLabMix1.1, whole genome shotgun sequence includes the following:
- the farsb gene encoding phenylalanine--tRNA ligase beta subunit has protein sequence MPTVGVKRDLLFKSLGRTYTDEEFDELCFEFGLELDEITSEKEIISREQGDSKASAASDVILYKIDVPANRYDLLCLEGLVRGLQVFKNKVEAPRYRRVGPVSGEPQQLIITKETAAVRPFAVAAVLRNMTFTQERYDSFIELQEKLHQNICRKRSLVAIGTHDLDTISGPFTYTAKPPGEIRFKPLNQTKEYTATELMALYKNDSHLRHYLHIIEDKPLYPVIYDSNGVVLSMPPIINGDHTKITLNTKNVFVECTATDLTKAKTVLDMMVTMFSEYCSQPFTVEEADVVYPDGKTCKYPELAYRKEKLSSDFVNRKVGINESTEKIAQLLTRMCLRSEATGVGDEIEVEIPPTRSDVIHACDIMEDAAMAYGFNNIPRTTPRTYTVANQFPINKLTELLRRDLAAAGFTEALNFALCSKEDIADKLGKKISDTRAAHISNPKTAEFQVARTTLLPGLLKTIAANRKMPLPLRLFEISDVVLKDETTDVGARNSRRFCAVYYNKSPGFEVIHGLLDRTMQLLEVKSAHGEGYHIQATEDSTFFPGRCAEIFVRGKSVGRLGVLHPDVITRFELTMPCSALEMDIEPFLGHTAEASLTHDVPMQEVLKHKFITQDDSSPAPSSRPTSTKTVFGDMSTPAGLKALNDFLADKSYVEGFVASQADTAILDAIPSAPSPTFCHVLRWYNHIKSFQRERASLPSAESQFVLPASTDDASDDDLDLFGSDDDAESEEAARIREQRLAEYAAKKSKKPALVAKSSILLDVKPWDDETDMSKVEECVRSVSMDGLLWGQSKLVPVGYGIKKLQIGCVVEDDKVGTDLLEEAITAFEEYVQSVDVAAFNKI, from the exons ATGCCGACTGTCGGAGTGAAAAGGGATCTCCTCTTCAAATCTTTGGGCAGAACTTACA CCGATGAAGAGTTTGACGAGCTGTGCTTTGAGTTCGGGCTGGAGCTGGATGAAATT ACCTCAGAGAAAGAGATAATCAGCCGAGAGCAGGGTGACTCCAAGGCATCGGCAGCATCTGACGTCATCCTGTATAAGATCGATGTGCCTGCTAACCGCTATGACCTGCTGTGTCTGGAAGGGCTGGTCCGTGGGCTGCAGGTCTTCAAGAATAA GGTGGAGGCGCCTCGTTACAGACGTGTTGGCCCGGTCAGCGGGGAGCCTCAGCAGCTGATTATAACTAAGGAG ACGGCAGCGGTGCGACCCTTCGCTGTGGCGGCCGTGTTGAGGAACATGACCTTCACACAGGAGCGCTATGACAGCTTCATCGAGCTGCAGGAGAAGCTCCACCAAAACATCTGCAG gaagAGGAGCCTGGTGGCCATCGGGACCCACGACCTGGACACCATCTCCGGTCCCTTCACATACACAGCCAAACCTCCCGGAGAGATCCGCTTCAAACCGCTCAATCAGACCAAAGAGTACACCGCCACCGAGCTCATGGCGCTCTACAAG aacgaCAGCCACCTGAGGCATTACCTTCACATTATTGAAGACAAGCCGCTGTACCCTGTCATCTACGACAGCAACGGCGTGGTCCTGTCCATGCCTCCGATCATCAACG gcGATCATACAAAGATCACCCTCAACACAAAGAACGTCTTCGTCGAGTGCACAGCCACGGACCTGACGAAG GCCAAGACCGTGTTGGACATGATGGTGACCATGTTCAGCGAGTATTGTTCACAGCCGTTCAC GGTGGAGGAAGCTGACGTGGTGTACCCAGACGGCAAGACCTGCAAGTACCCG GAGCTGGCGTACAGGAAGGAGAAGTTGTCCAGCGACTTCGTCAACCGAAAAGTTGGCATCAA CGAGTCGACTGAGAAAATCGCCCAGCTCCTCACCAGGATGTGTCTGCGCTCCGAGGCTACTGGTGTTGGTGATGAGATCGAGGTTGAGATCCCGCCCACACGCTCGGACGTCATCCATGCCTGTGACATCATGGAGGATGCCGCCATGGCGTACGGCTTCAACAACATCCCTCGCACCACACCACGCACCTACACCGTAGCCAACCAG tttCCGATTAACAAACTGACAGAGCTGCTGAGACGAGACCTGGCAGCCGCGGGATTCACAGAGGCCCTTAACTTTGCCCTG TGCTCTAAAGAAGATATAGCAGACAAGCTGGGGAAAAAGATCTCGGACACCAGAGCTGCTCACATCTCCAACCCTAAGACTGCCGAATTCCAG GTGGCGCGCACCACCTTGCTGCCAGGCCTGCTGAAGACCATCGCTGCCAACAGGAAGATGCCCCTTCCCCTCAGACTGTTTGAGATCTCTGATGTGGTGTTGAAGGATGAGACCACAG ATGTGGGAGCGAGGAACAGCCGGAGATTCTGTGCCGTTTACTACAACAAGAGCCCCGGCTTCGAGGTGATCCACGGCCTGCTGGACAGAACCATGCAGCTGCTGGAGGTGAAGTCGGCCCACGGGGAAGGCTACCACATCCAGGCCACAGAGG atTCGACCTTCTTCCCCGGGCGCTGTGCAGAGATCTTTGTGCGTGGGAAGAGCGTGGGTCGTCTGGGGGTCCTCCACCCGGATGTCATCACCCGCTTCGAGCTGACCATGCCCTGCTCGGCCCTGGAGATGGACATCGAGCCCTTCCT CGGCCACACTGCTGAAGCCTCCCTCACACACGACGTCCCCATGCAGGAAGTCCTCAAGCACAAGTTCATCACACAAGATGATTCCTCGCCGGCCCCGTCCTCCCGCCCGACGTCCACAAAAACTGTGTTCGGTGACATGAGCACGCCCGCCGGTCTTAAAGCTCTTAATGACTTTCTGGCTGATAAAAGCTACGTAGAGGGCTTTGTGGCGTCTCAGGCAGACACAGCAATATTAGACGCCATCCCTTCTGCTCCCTCGCCGACCTTCTGCCACGTCCTGCGCTGGTATAACCACATCAAGTCCTTCCAGAGGGAACGAGCCAGCCTGCCTTCAGCAGAGAGTCAGTTTGTGCTCCCAGCCTCGACAGACGACGCCAGCGACGATGACTTGGACCTGTTCGGCTCTGATGATGACGCAGAGAGCGAAGAAGCGGCTAGAATCAGAGAGCAGCGCCTCGCCGAGTACGCCGCTAAGAAGTCTAAGAAGCCGGCCCTCGTCGCCAAGTCCTCCATCCTGCTTGACGTCAAGCCCTGGGACGACGAGACGGACATGAGCAAGGTGGAGGAGTGCGTCCGAAGCGTGAGCATGG